A window of Cetobacterium sp. ZOR0034 genomic DNA:
TATCTTCTATTGGCATCTTTGCAAACTGTTCTGGAGTATTAACTATCTTATACATTTTTTCAGTTACTATATTAACTCTAATATCAGTACACTGCGCTGAAAGTATAACTGCAACCAATAATTCAAAAGGGGTTTGATAATTCAATGCACATTCTGGATGTCCAAACTTCTCTTTTAAAATCTCTATAACTTTTAATGCTCTCTCTTTTTTTCTCAAAACAGCCTCCATCAGCTAAGCTCTTTTATATACAAGAGATAATCAATTCCACCATGTTCTATTTGACCTTTAAAGTAAAACCCTGCTTTTTCAAAACATAGAATAGATTTCTCGTTTTCTTCTAAAATATAAGCTGCTATGTACTTTAAGTTTAAGTATTTAAATCTCAACTCCTCTATACTCGCATTTACAATGGTTGTTGAATAACCTCTTCCTCTTATGCACTCAGCTAAATACAATGAGATTTCTGCACCCTCTAAGTCTTTATTTAATTCAAACTTTACATTTCCTAAAAAGGTGCCTCTCAAATCTTCGACAGTAAACATTGCATAATCAGATGAACTCAATAAAAATCTATACCATCTCTCATGATTTTTCCTCTGTTCTTCCTCATTATTTTTGCAATATTTTTTTACATAGTTTAAATTAAGATGGTTATATATGTTTTCTATGTCATCTGTCGTAGTTTCTCTTATTACTATCACTACTTTATAACAATCCTGTTATATTTTTTCTTACCTTGCTTTAACATTATAGCTCCATCTACGAATAAATCAGCTGTTATTTCCATAGCAAAATCAGTTACTTTTTCATCGTTTATAGACAATCCGTTTTGTTGAACAAGTCTTCTTCCTTCACTCTTTGTCTTTAATAATCCTAATTCTACCATCAAGTCAACAACACCCATTCCAACAACTTCTGCTGTTACCTCAGATGTAGGAACATTTGATAAGTCCACTCCACCTTGACCAAATAAAGCTTCAGATGCCTGTTTAGCTTTTTCTGCCTCTTCTTCTCCATGAACAATCTTCGTCACTTCATAAGCTAATACTTTCTTAGCTTCATTTATTTCTGCTCCTTCTAATGCAGACAATCTTCTAACTTCATCCATCGGTAAGAATGTTAGTAATGCTAACGGTTGAGCTACATCAGCATCCGGTAAATTTCTCC
This region includes:
- a CDS encoding GNAT family N-acetyltransferase, with translation MIVIRETTTDDIENIYNHLNLNYVKKYCKNNEEEQRKNHERWYRFLLSSSDYAMFTVEDLRGTFLGNVKFELNKDLEGAEISLYLAECIRGRGYSTTIVNASIEELRFKYLNLKYIAAYILEENEKSILCFEKAGFYFKGQIEHGGIDYLLYIKELS